The following are encoded together in the Desulfococcus multivorans genome:
- the yedE gene encoding YedE family putative selenium transporter translates to MGGKNIFATKWGVIGVGAVIGILAPVLQKLGNPGNMGICVACFERDMAGALGLHRAAVVQYIRPEIIGFVLGAMVAAYIFREYRPRAGSAPIVRFVLGVFAMIGALVFLGCPWRAVLRLAGGDGNAILGLTGLTVGIWIGTLFLKSGYTLGRTQATHTAVGWILPLIMVGFLVLMLVFPQVEGQDKSGVLFYSLQGPGAMHAPLLSALVVGIAVGFLAQRSRFCTMGAIRDVVLFGQTHLLSGFIALAVFAFLTNLALNQFTPGFAGQPVAHTQHFWNFAGMALAGLAFALAGGCPGRQLFLAGEGDGDAAVFVLGMIVGAGFAHNFGLASSPGGVGPHGIAAVVVGFGVCLFVGFTMRRKSA, encoded by the coding sequence ATGGGGGGGAAAAATATTTTCGCAACGAAATGGGGCGTGATCGGGGTGGGGGCTGTTATCGGAATCCTGGCGCCCGTGCTGCAGAAACTGGGCAATCCCGGCAACATGGGGATTTGCGTGGCCTGCTTTGAACGCGACATGGCCGGCGCGCTCGGTCTTCATCGGGCGGCGGTGGTGCAGTACATTCGTCCCGAGATCATCGGTTTTGTCCTCGGCGCGATGGTCGCTGCCTACATTTTCAGGGAATACAGGCCCAGAGCAGGCTCGGCACCCATTGTCCGGTTTGTTCTGGGCGTTTTCGCCATGATCGGCGCCCTGGTGTTTCTGGGATGCCCCTGGCGAGCCGTCCTGCGGTTGGCCGGCGGCGACGGCAACGCCATTCTGGGATTGACGGGGTTAACCGTCGGCATTTGGATCGGCACCCTGTTTCTCAAATCAGGATACACCTTGGGCCGCACGCAGGCGACGCACACCGCGGTCGGTTGGATCCTACCGCTGATCATGGTCGGGTTTCTGGTGTTGATGCTCGTATTCCCGCAGGTCGAAGGCCAGGACAAAAGCGGCGTCTTGTTTTACAGTCTCCAGGGACCCGGCGCCATGCATGCCCCCCTGTTGTCTGCTTTGGTCGTGGGGATCGCCGTTGGTTTCCTGGCGCAGCGAAGCCGTTTCTGCACCATGGGTGCCATTCGGGATGTGGTGCTGTTCGGACAAACCCATCTGCTTTCCGGTTTCATTGCCCTGGCGGTTTTTGCGTTTTTGACCAACCTCGCACTCAACCAGTTTACGCCCGGCTTTGCCGGTCAGCCCGTGGCGCACACCCAGCATTTCTGGAATTTTGCCGGCATGGCTCTGGCAGGACTCGCTTTTGCTCTGGCCGGCGGATGTCCCGGCCGACAGCTTTTTCTCGCAGGTGAAGGGGATGGGGACGCCGCCGTATTCGTACTGGGAATGATCGTGGGCGCTGGGTTCGCCCACAATTTCGGGCTGGCAAGTTCTCCCGGCGGCGTAGGCCCTCACGGCATTGCTGCAGTGGTTGTGGGCTTTGGGGTTTGTCTGTTTGTTGGTTTTACCATGAGAAGGAAAAGCGCATAA
- a CDS encoding sulfurtransferase TusA family protein yields MPATVDARGLSCPQPVIMTLNEIKNGKETDIIVLVDTDTSRENVTRAAESQGCNISDVSPEGEGYRITIRKR; encoded by the coding sequence ATGCCAGCGACAGTGGATGCGAGGGGACTTTCCTGCCCTCAGCCGGTCATTATGACCTTGAATGAAATCAAAAACGGAAAAGAGACGGATATCATCGTTCTGGTGGACACGGATACTTCCAGGGAAAATGTGACGCGAGCCGCTGAGAGTCAAGGCTGCAACATCAGTGACGTATCCCCTGAAGGGGAAGGATATCGGATTACGATCAGGAAAAGGTGA